One stretch of Croceibacterium atlanticum DNA includes these proteins:
- a CDS encoding GNAT family N-acetyltransferase, which yields MPDYRITPDDLAGEPVRELLAFHLAEMHRWSPACKVHAMPVDRLRQPDISFFSAWDGGDLAAVGALKHIDGTRGELKSMRAAPALRGKGAGQAILLHLMDEARRRGYRWLGLETGRPEPFRPAIALYTKHGFAECEPFGDYVSDDFSLCMARDL from the coding sequence ATGCCCGATTATCGCATCACGCCAGACGATCTTGCGGGGGAGCCCGTTCGCGAATTGCTGGCATTCCACCTGGCGGAAATGCATCGCTGGTCGCCTGCCTGCAAGGTGCACGCAATGCCGGTGGATCGGTTGCGTCAGCCCGACATCAGCTTCTTCAGCGCGTGGGACGGGGGCGACCTGGCCGCTGTCGGCGCCCTCAAGCATATTGACGGGACACGCGGAGAGCTGAAATCCATGCGCGCCGCCCCTGCCCTGCGCGGCAAGGGCGCCGGTCAGGCCATATTGCTGCATCTGATGGATGAAGCCCGGCGGCGCGGCTATCGCTGGCTGGGGCTGGAAACCGGGCGGCCGGAACCGTTCCGGCCAGCTATCGCGCTCTATACCAAGCATGGTTTCGCCGAATGCGAACCCTTTGGCGATTACGTATCGGACGATTTCTCCCTCTGCATGGCACGGGATCTGTAA
- a CDS encoding GNAT family N-acetyltransferase: MELRPATPDDAPALALFARNAFHAAFGHLYKPADLAAFFADARSEERYRADIADPAKRIQLAIEDGRIAAYALIVLGEGIAERPAPQPVRPVFLSQLYCARETTGKGIGAALLDWAIAQAREWGADAMQLSVFSENFGAQRFYRRHGFDHVADIDYWVGDHRDDEFLYELRL, encoded by the coding sequence ATGGAACTGCGCCCCGCCACGCCCGATGATGCCCCTGCGCTCGCCCTCTTCGCCCGCAATGCCTTCCACGCCGCTTTCGGCCATCTCTACAAGCCAGCAGATCTGGCCGCGTTTTTCGCCGATGCGCGCAGCGAAGAACGATACCGGGCCGACATCGCGGACCCGGCGAAGCGGATACAGCTTGCCATCGAAGACGGGCGGATCGCCGCCTATGCGCTGATCGTGCTGGGAGAAGGCATTGCGGAACGGCCCGCCCCGCAACCAGTGCGGCCGGTCTTCCTCAGCCAGCTTTATTGCGCGCGGGAAACCACCGGGAAGGGCATTGGTGCCGCCCTGCTGGACTGGGCCATTGCCCAGGCGCGGGAATGGGGCGCCGATGCCATGCAATTATCGGTTTTCAGCGAGAATTTCGGTGCCCAGCGTTTCTATCGCCGCCATGGGTTCGATCATGTGGCCGATATCGATTACTGGGTCGGCGACCACCGGGATGACGAATTCCTCTATGAATTGCGGCTCTGA
- a CDS encoding zinc transporter ZntB encodes MPEQPPLSEEAGLDGPLLFGRVLDGKGGGRPIGWDEAKDWQPAAPGEVLWVHLCRNRPGVWEWLEDKLRIPEPTVELLTGDRTRPRAFREGETLVATLRGINFNPGAEPEDMVTMQLWSDGTRVVTLRRLRLQTPRFVLARIDEKDGPGDAGALITELTEEMITRMSQSIADMNDHIDELEEADPEEDAEMILARIATIRRNCLALKRHMGPQHEALEAISRSAPAWFEDHDRREMSESIDRLRRYIDDLDISKESAVVLMDDIRGRAVARSEQTTYVLTIVAAVFLPLGFLTGLLGINVGGMPGMDDPAAFWIVVGLCGAIFLMQLMLFWKWKWL; translated from the coding sequence ATGCCCGAACAACCGCCTCTCAGCGAAGAAGCCGGCCTGGATGGGCCGCTGCTGTTCGGCCGGGTTCTGGATGGCAAGGGCGGCGGCCGCCCCATCGGCTGGGACGAGGCGAAGGATTGGCAGCCTGCGGCACCGGGCGAAGTGCTGTGGGTGCATCTGTGCCGCAACCGGCCGGGCGTGTGGGAATGGCTGGAGGACAAGCTCCGGATTCCCGAACCGACCGTGGAATTGCTGACCGGCGACCGGACACGCCCGCGTGCCTTCCGCGAAGGGGAAACACTGGTGGCGACGCTGCGGGGGATCAATTTCAACCCCGGTGCGGAGCCGGAGGATATGGTGACGATGCAGCTCTGGTCCGACGGGACGAGAGTCGTCACCTTGCGGCGGTTGAGGTTGCAGACCCCGCGCTTCGTGCTTGCCCGGATCGATGAAAAAGACGGTCCCGGCGATGCAGGCGCGCTGATCACCGAACTGACAGAGGAAATGATCACCCGCATGAGCCAGTCGATCGCCGATATGAATGACCATATCGACGAGCTGGAAGAAGCCGATCCGGAAGAGGATGCGGAGATGATCCTGGCCCGGATTGCCACCATCCGCCGCAATTGCCTGGCGCTGAAACGGCATATGGGCCCGCAGCACGAAGCGCTGGAAGCCATTTCCCGCAGCGCGCCCGCCTGGTTTGAAGATCACGACCGCCGCGAAATGAGCGAGAGCATCGACCGGCTGCGCCGTTACATAGACGATCTCGATATCAGCAAGGAAAGTGCGGTCGTGCTGATGGATGACATTCGCGGGCGGGCCGTGGCCCGCAGCGAACAGACCACTTATGTCCTGACCATCGTTGCCGCCGTTTTCCTGCCACTGGGATTCCTGACCGGGCTTCTGGGCATCAATGTGGGCGGTATGCCCGGCATGGACGATCCGGCGGCTTTCTGGATCGTGGTCGGCCTGTGCGGGGCAATCTTCCTGATGCAGCTGATGCTGTTCTGGAAATGGAAATGGCTCTGA
- a CDS encoding cation:proton antiporter: MEETAGAHVLIDGFILLGFALASVLLFRRMGLGATLGYLVAGALVGPQVLGLVGDAEEIVSFAELGIVLLLFIVGLELNPGRLWRMKREIFGLGLLQVALCGIGLIVMLQLTTSFTLAAAIALGLPLALSSTAQVLPMLQSAGRLRTPFGERAFAILLFQDLSIIPLITIVAALSRNPADLEGPAGWVLALLTVAALVGLIAAGRFIIRPLFGLIGGLGERELFVVAALFTVVAAAALMEQIGVSPALGAFVAGVMLSDTPYRHELEADVEPFRSILLGLFFLGVGMMLDLGAIAERPLFVFSMAFGLIAVKASVIFVLALAFKMGWRGALALGLLLSQGGEFGFVLFAQAQDALLIRDSAASVFGAVITLSMATTPFLMMANNRIRRPGGKKAEASREGPSDQTANALVVGYGRFGQTVAQTLMAGGIDVTLIDRDVGMIDTAREFGAQVYFGDGTRMDLLRQAGAAQAQVIMFCIDRDQVEPDLVSAMREHFPNAAIYVRAFDRRSVMKLHGSGAEFVMREVFESALRMARMALDRLGLSEKQIEDAVSIYRNRDKERLLRQSEEGDLYAARDIMLTQPQLRGEDADQSRNS; the protein is encoded by the coding sequence ATGGAAGAAACGGCAGGCGCGCATGTGCTGATCGACGGTTTCATCCTGCTCGGCTTCGCGCTGGCTTCGGTGCTGCTGTTCCGGCGGATGGGGCTGGGTGCCACGCTGGGCTATCTTGTCGCGGGGGCGCTGGTCGGGCCGCAGGTTCTCGGCCTGGTCGGAGATGCGGAGGAGATCGTATCCTTCGCGGAACTGGGCATTGTCCTGCTGCTGTTCATTGTCGGGCTGGAACTGAATCCGGGCCGGCTGTGGCGGATGAAGCGGGAGATTTTCGGGCTTGGCCTGTTGCAGGTGGCGCTGTGCGGGATCGGCCTGATCGTCATGCTCCAGCTGACCACCAGCTTCACACTGGCGGCTGCAATTGCCCTGGGCCTGCCGCTTGCCCTGTCATCCACCGCCCAGGTTCTGCCGATGCTGCAATCGGCAGGGCGCCTGCGCACGCCGTTTGGGGAACGGGCCTTCGCGATCCTGCTGTTCCAGGATCTGTCGATAATACCGCTGATCACGATCGTTGCGGCACTGAGCCGGAACCCCGCCGATCTGGAAGGCCCCGCCGGCTGGGTGCTGGCATTGCTGACCGTGGCGGCGCTGGTGGGCCTGATTGCCGCGGGCCGTTTCATCATCCGTCCGCTTTTCGGCCTGATCGGCGGATTGGGGGAGCGGGAATTGTTCGTCGTCGCCGCGCTGTTCACCGTCGTCGCAGCAGCGGCATTGATGGAACAGATCGGCGTATCGCCCGCCCTTGGCGCATTTGTTGCCGGGGTCATGCTGTCCGACACGCCCTATCGGCACGAGCTGGAGGCGGATGTGGAACCGTTCCGGTCGATCCTGCTGGGCCTGTTCTTCCTTGGCGTGGGCATGATGCTGGATCTCGGGGCGATCGCCGAAAGGCCGCTTTTCGTATTCAGCATGGCCTTCGGGCTGATCGCGGTGAAGGCGTCCGTCATCTTCGTACTTGCTCTCGCATTCAAGATGGGCTGGCGGGGCGCACTCGCTCTCGGCCTGTTGCTCAGCCAGGGCGGTGAATTCGGCTTTGTCCTTTTCGCCCAGGCGCAGGATGCGCTGCTGATCAGGGACAGCGCGGCCAGCGTGTTCGGCGCCGTCATAACCCTGTCCATGGCAACCACGCCTTTCCTGATGATGGCCAATAACCGCATCAGGCGCCCCGGCGGCAAGAAGGCGGAAGCGAGCCGCGAAGGCCCCAGCGACCAGACGGCCAATGCGCTGGTCGTCGGCTATGGCCGCTTCGGCCAGACCGTGGCGCAGACGCTGATGGCGGGCGGGATCGACGTGACCCTGATCGACCGGGACGTGGGCATGATCGACACCGCGCGCGAATTCGGGGCGCAGGTCTATTTCGGCGATGGCACGCGCATGGATCTGCTGCGCCAGGCCGGCGCGGCGCAGGCACAGGTGATCATGTTCTGCATCGATCGCGATCAGGTGGAGCCCGATCTGGTCAGCGCGATGCGCGAACATTTTCCCAATGCCGCCATTTATGTCCGCGCCTTTGACCGGCGCAGCGTGATGAAGCTGCATGGCAGCGGTGCCGAATTCGTGATGCGTGAAGTGTTCGAATCCGCCCTGCGCATGGCCCGCATGGCGCTGGACCGGCTGGGCCTGTCCGAAAAGCAGATAGAAGACGCCGTCAGCATCTATCGCAACCGCGACAAGGAAAGATTGCTGCGGCAGTCGGAAGAAGGCGATCTCTACGCCGCGCGGGACATCATGCTGACCCAGCCGCAATTGCGCGGGGAGGATGCGGATCAGAGCCGCAATTCATAG
- the ispG gene encoding flavodoxin-dependent (E)-4-hydroxy-3-methylbut-2-enyl-diphosphate synthase: MSSVRPWRDIERRQSRQIMVGNVPVGGDAPITVQTMTNTPTSDAGATIDQIRRCEDAGADIIRVSCPDVESTTAFRQIARAARVPLVADIHFHYKRALEAADAGAACLRINPGNIGSSDRVAEVVRAAKANGCAIRIGVNAGSLEKDLLEKYGEPCPEALVESALDHIKLLQDHDFHEYKVAVKASDVFLAVAAYMGLADAVDCPLHLGITEAGGLIGGTVKSSIGIGNLLWAGIGDTIRVSLSAEPEQEVRVGFEILKSLGLRTRGVRVVSCPSCARQGFDVIKTVAALEDRLSHIKTPLSLSVLGCVVNGPGEARETDIGITGGGAGKHMVYLSGVTDHHVQSDAMLDHIVALVEKKAAEIEDGMSDAGNADKLPAEPAE, from the coding sequence ATGTCTTCCGTACGCCCATGGCGCGATATCGAGCGCCGCCAGAGCCGCCAGATCATGGTCGGTAATGTTCCCGTTGGCGGGGATGCGCCGATCACGGTGCAGACCATGACCAATACGCCCACGTCCGATGCGGGGGCCACGATCGACCAGATCCGCCGCTGCGAAGATGCAGGGGCGGATATCATCCGCGTGTCCTGCCCGGATGTGGAAAGCACCACGGCGTTCCGCCAGATTGCCAGGGCAGCGCGGGTGCCGCTGGTGGCGGATATTCATTTTCATTACAAACGCGCACTGGAAGCCGCCGATGCCGGCGCTGCCTGTTTGCGGATCAATCCCGGCAATATCGGTTCATCCGATCGCGTGGCCGAAGTGGTTCGCGCGGCAAAGGCCAATGGCTGTGCCATCCGTATCGGCGTGAATGCCGGTTCGCTGGAAAAGGATCTGCTGGAAAAATACGGAGAGCCCTGCCCCGAAGCCCTGGTGGAAAGCGCGCTCGACCATATCAAGCTGCTGCAGGATCACGATTTCCACGAATACAAGGTGGCGGTGAAGGCCAGCGACGTATTCCTGGCCGTGGCTGCTTATATGGGGCTGGCCGATGCGGTGGATTGCCCGCTGCATCTGGGCATTACCGAAGCGGGCGGCCTGATCGGCGGCACGGTGAAAAGTTCCATCGGCATCGGCAATCTGCTGTGGGCCGGGATCGGCGACACGATCCGCGTGTCCCTGTCCGCCGAACCGGAACAGGAAGTGCGCGTCGGGTTCGAGATTCTCAAGAGCCTGGGCCTGCGCACACGCGGCGTGCGCGTGGTTTCCTGCCCCAGCTGCGCACGGCAGGGTTTTGACGTGATCAAGACCGTGGCCGCGCTGGAAGACCGGCTTAGCCATATCAAGACACCGCTTTCGCTGTCCGTCCTTGGCTGCGTGGTCAACGGACCGGGCGAAGCGCGGGAAACCGATATCGGCATAACCGGCGGCGGTGCGGGCAAGCACATGGTGTATCTGTCCGGCGTGACGGACCATCACGTGCAGAGCGACGCGATGCTGGATCACATCGTCGCACTGGTGGAAAAGAAGGCGGCCGAGATCGAAGACGGCATGAGCGATGCCGGCAATGCCGACAAACTGCCCGCGGAACCGGCTGAATAG
- a CDS encoding stage II sporulation protein M produces MVFPGIPLFRKAAIETPPDIEAASLRSDKFRLEREGDWRRLEAIVVELEKGRLRRIPDEDLLALPVLYRQAASSLSVARETSLDAGTLAYLESLVRRAWFQVYGTRTSFIAWLRDFLFGGWSAAVRTLWLDICIALAVMIAGSVVGWLLVARDSEWYYALVPGQFADTRRPGASREVLQEALQGTDSGEGLSVFAAYLFSNNSAVSIMAFALGFAFGIPTLLLLVYNMAVLGAMMWVFAQAGLHWEFAAWLSVHGTTEIFAILLAGAAGMHIGRAMAFPGQRSILAAAATSGRRAAQIMAGVVLMLVIAGLLEGYARQLVDDPWARAAIGGTVLLFWLAYFIALRGRGEESQA; encoded by the coding sequence ATGGTTTTCCCCGGCATCCCCCTGTTCCGCAAGGCGGCGATCGAAACGCCGCCCGATATCGAAGCGGCCAGCCTGCGGTCGGACAAGTTCCGGCTGGAGCGCGAAGGCGATTGGCGGCGGCTGGAAGCCATTGTCGTGGAACTGGAAAAAGGCCGTTTGCGGCGGATCCCGGACGAGGATTTGCTCGCCCTGCCCGTCCTTTATCGCCAGGCCGCCTCCAGCCTTTCCGTCGCGCGGGAGACATCGCTCGACGCGGGAACGCTGGCCTATCTCGAATCGCTGGTCCGCCGCGCCTGGTTCCAGGTCTATGGCACGCGCACCAGTTTCATCGCCTGGCTGCGCGATTTCCTGTTCGGCGGCTGGAGCGCGGCCGTGCGCACGCTGTGGCTCGACATCTGCATCGCTCTCGCCGTGATGATCGCGGGATCGGTGGTCGGCTGGCTGCTCGTCGCGCGCGACAGCGAATGGTATTACGCCCTCGTCCCCGGTCAGTTCGCCGACACACGCCGCCCCGGCGCATCGCGCGAAGTCCTGCAGGAAGCGTTGCAGGGCACCGACAGCGGAGAGGGGCTGAGCGTTTTTGCCGCCTATCTCTTTTCCAACAATTCCGCCGTTTCGATCATGGCTTTCGCGCTGGGCTTTGCCTTCGGCATCCCGACCTTGCTGCTGCTGGTCTATAATATGGCGGTGCTGGGCGCGATGATGTGGGTCTTCGCGCAAGCGGGGCTGCATTGGGAATTTGCCGCCTGGCTGTCCGTCCATGGCACGACAGAGATATTCGCGATCCTGCTGGCGGGTGCGGCCGGAATGCATATCGGCCGTGCCATGGCGTTTCCGGGGCAACGATCGATCCTTGCAGCGGCGGCCACCAGCGGACGGCGCGCCGCGCAAATCATGGCCGGTGTCGTTCTGATGCTGGTGATAGCGGGCCTGCTGGAAGGCTATGCCCGGCAATTGGTGGACGATCCATGGGCCCGGGCCGCGATCGGCGGAACGGTGCTGCTGTTCTGGCTGGCCTATTTCATCGCCTTGCGCGGGCGCGGCGAGGAGTCGCAGGCATGA
- a CDS encoding AAA family ATPase, which produces MSLDETRALAESIRAEIRKAIVGQDQTVEHLLIALVAQGHVLLEGPPGTAKTLLAQCFAAATGMEFGRIQFTPDLLPGDILGSNLFNFQTSQFTLTRGPIFRELLLADEINRTPPKTQAALLEAMQERKVTLDGETHALSDHFMVVATQNPIENQGVYPLPEAQLDRFLFKLLVPYPTAEEEAAIVKRFGERSGPARPAEFGITAVADAASLGQAQEAVKIVRLSDDVINYTVALVRATRESSDIASGASPRAAVLLANAARARAALHGRDYVLPDDVKALSTATLRHRLLLSPAAEIEGRQVEDLVAGLVEQTEAPK; this is translated from the coding sequence ATGTCGCTGGACGAAACCCGTGCGCTGGCCGAATCCATCCGTGCTGAAATCCGCAAGGCGATCGTCGGCCAGGATCAGACGGTGGAACATCTGCTGATTGCGCTGGTGGCGCAGGGCCATGTGCTGCTGGAAGGCCCGCCCGGCACGGCCAAGACCCTGCTGGCGCAATGCTTCGCCGCCGCGACGGGGATGGAATTCGGCCGCATCCAGTTCACGCCAGACCTGTTGCCGGGCGATATTCTCGGTTCCAACCTGTTCAATTTCCAGACCAGCCAGTTCACGCTGACACGCGGGCCGATCTTCCGCGAATTGCTGCTGGCGGATGAAATCAACCGCACCCCGCCCAAGACGCAGGCGGCCCTGCTGGAGGCGATGCAGGAACGCAAGGTGACGCTGGACGGGGAAACCCACGCCCTGTCGGACCACTTCATGGTGGTGGCAACGCAGAACCCGATCGAGAACCAGGGCGTCTATCCCCTGCCCGAAGCGCAGCTGGACAGGTTCCTGTTCAAGCTGCTCGTCCCCTATCCCACGGCCGAGGAAGAGGCCGCAATCGTCAAACGCTTCGGCGAACGCAGCGGCCCGGCCCGTCCGGCGGAATTCGGCATCACCGCCGTCGCCGATGCCGCCTCTCTCGGCCAGGCGCAGGAAGCGGTGAAGATCGTCAGGCTATCCGACGATGTGATCAATTACACGGTCGCGCTGGTGCGGGCGACGCGCGAAAGCAGCGATATCGCCAGCGGCGCCTCCCCCCGAGCGGCGGTGCTGCTGGCCAATGCCGCGCGTGCCCGCGCCGCATTGCATGGCCGCGATTACGTGCTGCCTGACGATGTGAAGGCGCTATCCACCGCGACATTGCGGCACCGCCTGCTGCTATCCCCCGCGGCCGAGATCGAAGGGCGGCAGGTGGAAGACCTGGTGGCCGGTCTGGTCGAACAGACAGAAGCGCCGAAATAG
- a CDS encoding RDD family protein, with protein sequence MTAVTARKRDVKRDRQLITPEGIALPLSIASRGARAGALLLDLVLIVTVVFVVLVALLFVTDGAVFATGTAAENPAVELLLVLIILLLFLARFGYFLWFELGPRGATPGKRALGIRVAARPGSGGDGRLTAEAVIARNLMRDMEVFLPATFLLSGQAGMGITGIATFIWLGIFTLFPFFNRDNLRAGDLIAGTWVVEVDKIQLPQAMSVAEDRSQIFHFGEAELAVYGEHELQVLEDVLRANRPEAMRQVMEAICRKIGWEAGAGHEREFLEAFYAALRARLESNMRFGKRKRDKFS encoded by the coding sequence ATGACCGCCGTGACCGCCAGGAAGCGCGACGTGAAGCGGGACCGCCAGCTCATCACGCCGGAAGGGATAGCCCTGCCGCTGAGCATTGCCAGCCGCGGCGCGCGCGCGGGCGCGCTGCTGCTCGATCTCGTGCTGATCGTGACGGTGGTTTTCGTGGTCCTCGTCGCCCTGCTGTTCGTGACGGACGGAGCGGTGTTCGCCACCGGAACCGCTGCGGAAAACCCGGCGGTGGAACTGTTGCTGGTGCTGATCATATTGCTGCTGTTCCTGGCCCGTTTCGGTTATTTCCTGTGGTTCGAACTGGGCCCGCGCGGCGCAACACCGGGCAAGCGCGCATTGGGAATCAGGGTTGCGGCCCGCCCCGGATCGGGCGGAGACGGGCGGCTGACGGCAGAAGCCGTGATTGCCCGTAACCTTATGCGGGACATGGAAGTGTTCCTGCCCGCCACCTTCCTGCTTTCCGGGCAGGCCGGGATGGGCATCACCGGCATCGCCACCTTCATCTGGCTGGGCATTTTCACGCTGTTTCCCTTCTTCAATCGCGACAATCTGCGCGCCGGGGATCTGATCGCCGGAACCTGGGTGGTGGAAGTGGACAAGATACAGCTGCCCCAGGCCATGTCGGTTGCGGAAGACCGTTCGCAGATTTTTCACTTCGGCGAGGCGGAACTGGCCGTTTATGGCGAGCATGAATTGCAGGTGCTGGAAGACGTGCTGCGCGCCAACCGGCCGGAAGCGATGCGGCAAGTGATGGAAGCGATCTGCCGCAAGATCGGCTGGGAAGCCGGCGCCGGCCATGAACGTGAATTCCTGGAAGCCTTCTACGCCGCCCTGCGCGCCCGGCTGGAAAGCAATATGCGCTTCGGCAAGCGCAAGCGGGACAAGTTCAGCTAG
- a CDS encoding DUF58 domain-containing protein encodes MLALFAPIAVVIAAIAPQAWLLPPLAGLGLVLLVMVDGLLAGRLADMTLDVPEDAEIGQPVPISLLAEFSGHISGLPEAALGFEPRLGESGAANFPLSPAATDSIWSGEMQLTPMRRGTGQLHDLWLRWPGPLRLAWRQAHRALDNEIRIWPDLSPVRSPVLQAFMRDAQFGIVARRIRGEGTQFEALSEYEAGMDRRRIDWKASARHTRLYARENEAERDNQIVFAFDCGSSMCEPVDRLPRIDRAVSAALTAAYVALKGGDKVALFGFADKPELLTPFATEPRAFHRLQVAAAGLDYHAREPNFTLALATLAARLKRRSLIVLFSDFTDPTSAELMVESVERLVRHHLVIFVTMEDSELSALSRAEPDRLSDLATAVAAEGLARQRALVLQKLRRLGVDVIEAPWQVIGYQLIDRYLATKRAEAIG; translated from the coding sequence ATGCTGGCGCTGTTCGCGCCCATCGCCGTGGTCATCGCCGCCATCGCCCCGCAGGCATGGCTGCTGCCGCCACTGGCCGGGCTGGGGCTGGTCCTGCTGGTGATGGTGGACGGGCTGCTGGCAGGACGACTGGCAGATATGACGCTGGACGTGCCGGAAGATGCGGAAATCGGGCAGCCAGTGCCGATCTCCCTCCTTGCCGAATTTTCAGGCCATATTTCGGGCCTGCCGGAAGCGGCGCTGGGTTTCGAACCGCGCCTGGGGGAAAGCGGCGCGGCGAATTTCCCCCTTAGCCCCGCAGCAACAGACAGCATCTGGTCCGGCGAGATGCAGCTCACCCCGATGCGCCGCGGCACTGGCCAATTGCACGATCTCTGGCTGCGCTGGCCGGGCCCGTTGCGGCTGGCCTGGCGGCAGGCCCATCGCGCGCTGGACAACGAAATCCGCATCTGGCCCGATCTCAGCCCGGTCCGCTCCCCGGTATTGCAGGCCTTCATGCGCGATGCGCAATTCGGCATCGTGGCGAGGCGCATTCGCGGCGAAGGCACGCAATTCGAAGCGCTCAGCGAATATGAAGCCGGGATGGATCGCCGCCGGATCGACTGGAAGGCCAGCGCGCGGCACACAAGGCTCTATGCCCGCGAGAACGAGGCGGAGCGGGATAACCAGATCGTTTTTGCCTTCGATTGCGGCAGTTCCATGTGCGAGCCGGTGGACCGCCTGCCAAGGATAGATCGGGCCGTCTCGGCCGCCCTCACCGCCGCTTATGTCGCGCTGAAGGGTGGGGACAAGGTCGCGCTGTTCGGCTTTGCCGACAAGCCGGAATTGCTGACCCCTTTCGCAACCGAACCGCGCGCCTTCCACCGGCTGCAAGTGGCGGCCGCCGGGCTGGATTATCATGCGCGTGAACCCAATTTCACGCTCGCCCTCGCAACGCTGGCGGCCCGGCTGAAGCGCCGGTCCCTGATCGTGCTGTTTTCCGATTTCACCGATCCGACTTCGGCCGAACTGATGGTGGAAAGCGTGGAACGGCTGGTGCGCCATCATCTGGTGATATTCGTGACGATGGAAGACAGCGAATTGTCCGCCCTTTCGCGGGCGGAGCCGGACAGGCTGAGCGATCTTGCCACCGCCGTGGCCGCCGAAGGGCTGGCCCGCCAACGCGCGCTGGTGCTGCAGAAATTGCGGCGGCTGGGCGTCGACGTGATAGAGGCGCCGTGGCAGGTTATCGGCTATCAGCTGATAGATCGCTATCTCGCGACCAAGCGGGCGGAGGCGATCGGCTGA
- a CDS encoding retropepsin-like aspartic protease family protein, which translates to MKFAPVILLLAAAGLVGWFYPELAGPGGDDVQAQQLAGKAADADPRPEPSQAMDMAQKRWNAGEIVLPRAADGHFYAEVTVDGVPARMLVDTGATVIALTGADAQAMGHYWTPQDLRPIGRGAGGQVQGVPIVLDRVELGGIEAQRIRAIIVPEGLPISLLGQSFLSQVRRVEIDSSGMILGS; encoded by the coding sequence ATGAAATTCGCCCCTGTCATTCTGCTGCTTGCTGCCGCCGGACTCGTCGGCTGGTTCTATCCCGAACTGGCCGGACCGGGCGGCGATGACGTGCAGGCGCAGCAATTGGCGGGAAAGGCGGCAGATGCCGATCCCCGGCCCGAACCCTCTCAGGCAATGGACATGGCGCAGAAGCGCTGGAACGCGGGTGAAATCGTCCTGCCTCGCGCCGCTGACGGACATTTCTATGCCGAAGTCACCGTGGATGGCGTGCCGGCGCGGATGCTGGTGGATACCGGGGCCACGGTCATTGCACTGACCGGGGCGGATGCGCAGGCCATGGGCCATTACTGGACGCCGCAGGATCTGCGCCCCATTGGGCGCGGCGCGGGCGGGCAGGTGCAGGGCGTGCCCATCGTGCTCGACCGGGTAGAACTGGGCGGGATCGAAGCGCAGCGCATACGCGCCATCATCGTGCCTGAAGGCCTGCCGATATCCCTGCTGGGCCAATCCTTCCTTTCGCAAGTCCGCCGGGTCGAAATCGATTCTTCGGGCATGATCCTGGGCAGCTGA